From the Solea senegalensis isolate Sse05_10M linkage group LG16, IFAPA_SoseM_1, whole genome shotgun sequence genome, one window contains:
- the LOC122783339 gene encoding fatty acid-binding protein, brain-like → MVDAFCATWKLVDSHNFDDYMKALGVGFTTRQVGNVTKPTVVIGQDGDKVVVKTLSTFRNTEISSKLGEEFDETTPDDRHVKSTFTMEGDKFVQVQKWDGKETKFVRELKDGKMVMTLTFEGVQAVRTYEKA, encoded by the exons ATGGTCGATGCATTCTGCGCTACATGGAAACTGGTGGACAGTCACAACTTTGATGACTACATGAAGGCTCTGG gTGTTGGTTTTACCACAAGACAGGTGGGCAACGTCACCAAACCTACAGTGGTGATCGGCCAGGACGGAGACAAAGTGGTGGTGAAGACACTGAGCACCTTCAGAAACACTGAGATCTCCTCCAAACTGGGAGAGGAGTTCGACGAGACCACGCCTGATGACCGACACGTCAAA tcgACCTTCACCATGGAGGGAGACAAGTTTGTGCAGGTGCAGAAGTGGGACGGGAAAGAGACTAAATTTGTGAGAGAACTCAAGGACGGGAAGATGGTGATG ACTTTGACCTTTGAGGGAGTTCAGGCCGTCCGCACGTATGAAAAAGCCTAA